From the Anomaloglossus baeobatrachus isolate aAnoBae1 unplaced genomic scaffold, aAnoBae1.hap1 Scaffold_51, whole genome shotgun sequence genome, one window contains:
- the LOC142282558 gene encoding ferritin light chain, oocyte isoform-like yields MSSQIRQNYHQDSEAGVNRITNLVLQASYTYQSIGFFFDRDDVALAKFSKFFREQSEEKREQAEKFLKFQNKRGGRIVLQNIQKAEADEWGNGTNAMEYALKLEKSVNQALLDLHKIATDHVDPHMCDFLEDEYLEKEVELIKKLGDHITNLKRVKAAEVGMGEYLFDKMTLDD; encoded by the exons atgagcTCACAGATCCGCCAGAACTACCACCAGGACAGCGAGGCTGGAGTCAACCGCATCACCAACCTGGTGCTTCAGGCTTCCTACACTTACCAGTCCATC ggCTTCTTTTTTGACCGGGATGATGTAGCATTGGCCAAGTTCTCCAAGTTTTTCCGTGAACAGTCTGAGGAAAAGCGAGAACAGGCCGAGAAGTTTCTGAAGTTCCAGAACAAACGAGGAGGAAGAATTGTTCTTCAGAACATCCAG AAAGCTGAGGCTGATGAATGGGGGAATGGCACCAATGCTATGGAGTACGCCCTGAAGCTTGAAAAGAGCGTAAATCAGGCTCTGCTGGACCTTCATAAGATCGCTACTGACCACGTGGACCCTCAT ATGTGTGACTTCCTGGAGGATGAATATCTGGAGAAGGAAGTGGAGCTGATCAAGAAACTGGGAGATCACATCACTAACCTGAAACGCGTGAAGGCGGCAGAAGTCGGCATGGGAGAATATCTCTTTGATAAGATGACCCTGGATGACTaa